In Nocardioides faecalis, the following proteins share a genomic window:
- a CDS encoding fatty acid desaturase, whose translation MTTSSTPHPGTSGPGGPGPTRVAGTVPEGSTERWKDRKRYLWLLGLMIPGFALAAFVAYAELGWSWVLWIGPILVFGVIPVLDLLAGLDPTNPPDDVIEELENDRYYRWVVFMYLPLQYLAFFGVMAMVAGLNPIAEVAQLLGVEGWVATHLGADLVRDFDLSVLDKVGLAVSLGMISGIGINTAHELGHKKESVERWLSKIALAPSFYGHFYIEHNRGHHVRVATPEDPASSRLGENVYSFWFRSVTGSLKSAWHLEARRYARKKTHPFHLGNDVLNAWLMSVVLFGAVLALFGIGTLPYLLIQMVIGFSLLEVVNYLEHYGMKRQKVGTGTRQRYERVLPMHSWNSNNIVTNVFLYHLQRHSDHHANPTRRYQTLRDFKESPALPTGYAGMIDLALVPPLWRKVMDKRVAAHFDGDITLANIQPGKEAAYLAKFPPPGEADTTKDDEFAQSFAGEVLAARCPSCGYVYDVAAGDEHEGFAAGTAWNDIPDDWFCPDCGVRDKIDFVPFDPALEQVRAEA comes from the coding sequence TCCCCGAGGGCTCCACCGAGCGCTGGAAGGACCGCAAGCGCTACCTGTGGCTCCTCGGCCTGATGATCCCCGGCTTCGCGTTGGCCGCATTCGTCGCCTACGCCGAGCTCGGCTGGTCGTGGGTGCTGTGGATCGGCCCGATCCTGGTCTTCGGGGTGATCCCGGTCCTCGACCTGCTGGCCGGCCTCGACCCGACCAACCCGCCGGACGACGTGATCGAGGAGCTCGAGAACGACCGGTACTACCGGTGGGTCGTGTTCATGTACCTGCCGCTGCAGTACCTGGCCTTCTTCGGCGTCATGGCCATGGTCGCCGGGCTCAACCCGATCGCCGAGGTTGCCCAGCTGCTCGGCGTCGAGGGCTGGGTCGCCACCCACCTCGGCGCCGACCTGGTGCGCGACTTCGACCTGTCCGTGCTGGACAAGGTCGGCCTCGCCGTCTCCCTCGGCATGATCAGCGGCATCGGCATCAACACCGCCCACGAGCTCGGCCACAAGAAGGAGTCCGTCGAGCGCTGGCTGTCCAAGATCGCCCTGGCGCCGTCGTTCTACGGCCACTTCTACATCGAGCACAACCGCGGCCACCACGTCCGCGTGGCCACCCCCGAGGACCCCGCGTCCAGCCGGCTCGGCGAGAACGTCTACTCCTTCTGGTTCCGCAGCGTCACCGGGTCGCTGAAGAGCGCCTGGCACCTGGAGGCCCGCCGCTACGCCCGCAAGAAGACCCACCCGTTCCACCTCGGCAACGACGTCCTCAACGCCTGGCTGATGTCGGTGGTGCTGTTCGGTGCCGTCCTCGCGCTGTTCGGCATCGGCACGCTGCCCTACCTGCTGATCCAGATGGTGATCGGCTTCTCGCTGCTGGAGGTCGTCAACTACCTCGAGCACTACGGCATGAAGCGGCAGAAGGTCGGCACCGGCACCCGGCAGCGCTACGAGCGGGTGCTGCCGATGCACTCGTGGAACTCCAACAACATCGTCACCAACGTCTTCCTCTACCACCTGCAGCGCCACAGCGACCACCACGCCAACCCCACCCGGCGCTACCAGACGCTGCGCGACTTCAAGGAGTCCCCGGCCCTGCCCACCGGCTACGCCGGCATGATCGACCTGGCCCTGGTGCCGCCGCTGTGGCGCAAGGTGATGGACAAGCGGGTGGCCGCGCACTTCGACGGCGACATCACCCTGGCCAACATCCAGCCCGGCAAGGAGGCCGCCTACCTGGCGAAGTTCCCGCCGCCCGGTGAGGCCGACACGACCAAGGACGACGAGTTCGCGCAGTCCTTCGCCGGCGAGGTGCTCGCCGCCCGCTGCCCGAGCTGTGGCTACGTGTACGACGTCGCCGCCGGTGACGAGCACGAGGGCTTCGCGGCCGGCACCGCCTGGAACGACATTCCCGACGACTGGTTCTGCCCCGACTGCGGCGTGCGCGACAAGATCGACTTCGTGCCGTTCGACCCCGCCCTCGAGCAGGTCCGGGCGGAGGCCTGA
- a CDS encoding ferredoxin, with product MRIVADKGRCEGLGMCEAMADDYFEVDDDDELVNVLEHSPPEQDRAHVYAAVQACPVLALTLEG from the coding sequence ATGCGCATCGTCGCCGACAAGGGCCGCTGTGAGGGCCTGGGCATGTGCGAGGCCATGGCCGACGACTACTTCGAGGTCGACGACGACGACGAACTGGTCAACGTCCTGGAGCACTCCCCTCCGGAGCAGGACCGGGCGCACGTCTACGCTGCTGTGCAGGCGTGTCCCGTGCTCGCACTCACCTTGGAGGGCTGA
- a CDS encoding TetR/AcrR family transcriptional regulator, which translates to MPILAQPGADPDLPPEAPATTLREKLVEAAVRRMTREGWGKVTMARLADDVGVSRQTVYNEIGTKTDLAEAMVLRELDRFLAGVTRSFDENPTDLIGALRDSARRVLKYARDNALLHAVVSATHGADTELLPLLTTHSESLLDAAKAVVGERVVDYRVDLPPERLQASIDMVVRLVLSHVMQPSGDPAETAEGIAWIAARVLR; encoded by the coding sequence ATGCCGATCCTCGCGCAACCCGGTGCCGACCCCGACCTCCCTCCGGAGGCGCCGGCCACCACCCTGCGCGAGAAGCTCGTCGAGGCCGCCGTACGACGGATGACGCGGGAGGGCTGGGGCAAGGTCACCATGGCCCGCCTCGCCGACGACGTCGGCGTCAGCCGGCAGACGGTCTACAACGAGATCGGCACCAAGACCGACCTCGCCGAGGCGATGGTGCTGCGCGAGCTGGACCGGTTCCTGGCCGGGGTCACCCGCTCCTTCGACGAGAACCCGACCGACCTGATCGGGGCGCTGCGCGACTCCGCGCGCCGGGTGCTCAAGTACGCCCGCGACAACGCGCTGCTGCACGCGGTGGTCTCGGCCACCCACGGTGCCGACACCGAGCTGCTGCCGCTGCTGACCACGCACTCGGAGTCCCTGCTCGACGCTGCCAAGGCCGTGGTCGGCGAGCGGGTCGTCGACTACCGGGTCGACCTGCCCCCCGAGCGGCTGCAGGCCAGCATCGACATGGTGGTGCGGCTCGTGCTCAGCCACGTCATGCAGCCCTCGGGCGACCCGGCCGAGACCGCCGAGGGCATCGCCTGGATCGCGGCGCGGGTGCTTCGCTGA
- a CDS encoding M15 family metallopeptidase, with the protein MGLARRRVRLAAGLLAGGMVVSLAACGASGDASDDPSKAAATADGLSGGVPSDIPSDAADPDRAVSAPGKFDGTLYGDDLLVVSDETIDTELLKQVTGVTVRGKPGVAAYEQLSYGQFSIENKVFNIAAVDPGRYRAFTGQRSAEFADQWERLAGGEVAVAQRLQKDLPVDDKGYLEIGKHSIHVGAYSPAEVDSVDVMVNEKWGAELDLPRRNAVVINTGIASPQAVREQIEKKVGKDKLSIIALDIVAQRGLDLDTFQTVVPVGSFSDAVGVFRYNPIGGGRIAPDPAWVKKYIVTEAVPILGRVTCNRHMMPQLKAALAEVQRRGLADEIHADEYAGCYYPRFIAGSSSLSNHSFGLALDFNVPGNQRGTVGEMNREVVAIFKLWGFAWGGDWSWTDPMHFELARIVSPG; encoded by the coding sequence ATGGGTCTGGCGCGACGACGCGTACGGCTGGCGGCAGGGTTGCTCGCCGGCGGCATGGTCGTCTCCCTGGCTGCCTGCGGCGCCTCAGGCGACGCCTCCGACGACCCGAGCAAGGCGGCCGCGACCGCCGACGGCCTCTCCGGGGGAGTGCCCAGCGACATCCCCAGCGACGCCGCCGACCCCGACCGCGCGGTCTCGGCGCCCGGCAAGTTCGACGGCACGCTGTACGGCGACGACCTCCTCGTGGTCAGCGACGAGACCATCGACACCGAGCTGCTGAAGCAGGTCACCGGCGTCACCGTGCGCGGCAAGCCCGGCGTCGCGGCGTACGAGCAGCTCTCCTACGGCCAGTTCTCGATCGAGAACAAGGTGTTCAACATCGCCGCGGTCGACCCCGGCCGCTACCGCGCCTTCACCGGGCAGCGCAGCGCGGAGTTCGCCGACCAGTGGGAGCGCCTCGCCGGCGGCGAGGTCGCCGTGGCCCAGCGGCTGCAGAAGGACCTGCCCGTCGACGACAAGGGCTACCTCGAGATCGGCAAGCACTCCATCCACGTCGGCGCCTACTCCCCGGCCGAGGTCGACAGTGTCGACGTCATGGTCAACGAGAAGTGGGGCGCCGAGCTCGACCTGCCGCGCCGCAACGCCGTGGTCATCAACACCGGCATCGCCTCCCCGCAGGCGGTGCGCGAGCAGATCGAGAAGAAGGTCGGCAAGGACAAGCTGTCGATCATCGCCCTCGACATCGTCGCGCAGCGCGGGCTCGACCTGGACACCTTCCAGACCGTGGTGCCGGTCGGCTCGTTCAGCGACGCCGTCGGCGTCTTCCGCTACAACCCCATCGGCGGCGGCCGGATCGCCCCCGACCCGGCCTGGGTGAAGAAGTACATCGTCACCGAGGCGGTCCCGATCCTCGGCCGGGTGACCTGCAACCGGCACATGATGCCGCAGCTGAAGGCTGCCCTCGCCGAGGTGCAGCGCCGCGGGCTGGCCGACGAGATCCACGCCGACGAGTACGCCGGCTGCTACTACCCGCGGTTCATCGCCGGCTCCAGCTCGCTGTCGAACCACTCCTTCGGCCTGGCCCTGGACTTCAACGTGCCCGGCAACCAGCGCGGCACGGTGGGGGAGATGAACCGCGAGGTCGTCGCGATCTTCAAGCTGTGGGGTTTTGCCTGGGGTGGCGACTGGTCCTGGACCGACCCGATGCACTTCGAGCTCGCCCGCATCGTCAGCCCCGGCTGA
- a CDS encoding CaiB/BaiF CoA transferase family protein: MTLALGQGTGPLKGLKVVEIAGIGPSPHACMILADLGADVIRVERPGGQMLAGGSHDLLNRGRPSVALNLKDPEAVATVLELVESADVLVEGMRPGVAERLGFGPEQCHERNPRLVYGRMTGWGQDGPWAQAAGHDMNYVAITGTLHGLGQTKDRPQFPTNLVGDFGGGSTYLVIGILAAVLEAKTSGKGQVVDAAIVDGTANLNAMTSAFLAGGGFVEERGANLLDGGAPYYDIYETADGEHLSVGALEPQFYDELIELLGLTDTAPDQMARFDPANTEKLRALLTETFKTKTRDEWSAIFAGTDACVAPILRMSEAPEHPHIKAREIFVEHEGVLQPQPAPRFSRTGASLSLPPAPKAGAHTREALAAWGIRDVDGLIERGAAVQVDV; the protein is encoded by the coding sequence ATGACTCTCGCACTCGGTCAGGGAACCGGTCCGCTCAAAGGCCTCAAGGTCGTCGAGATCGCGGGCATCGGACCCAGCCCTCACGCCTGCATGATCCTCGCCGACCTCGGCGCCGACGTGATCCGGGTGGAGCGCCCGGGCGGCCAGATGCTCGCCGGCGGCTCGCACGACCTGCTCAACCGCGGCCGGCCCAGCGTCGCGCTGAACCTCAAGGACCCCGAGGCCGTCGCCACGGTCCTCGAGCTCGTGGAGTCCGCGGACGTGCTGGTCGAGGGCATGCGTCCCGGCGTGGCCGAGCGGCTCGGCTTCGGGCCCGAGCAGTGTCACGAGCGCAACCCGCGCCTGGTCTACGGCCGGATGACCGGCTGGGGCCAGGACGGCCCGTGGGCGCAGGCCGCCGGCCACGACATGAACTACGTCGCCATCACCGGCACCCTGCACGGCCTGGGCCAGACCAAGGACCGCCCGCAGTTCCCGACCAACCTGGTCGGCGACTTCGGCGGCGGGTCGACGTACCTGGTCATCGGCATCCTGGCCGCCGTGCTCGAGGCCAAGACCTCCGGCAAGGGCCAGGTGGTCGACGCCGCCATCGTCGACGGCACCGCCAACCTCAACGCGATGACCTCGGCGTTCCTCGCCGGCGGCGGCTTCGTCGAGGAGCGCGGCGCCAACCTGCTCGACGGCGGCGCGCCGTACTACGACATCTACGAGACCGCCGACGGCGAGCACCTGTCGGTGGGCGCCCTGGAGCCGCAGTTCTACGACGAGCTCATCGAGCTGCTCGGCCTCACCGACACCGCGCCGGACCAGATGGCCCGCTTCGACCCGGCCAACACCGAGAAGCTGCGTGCGCTGCTCACCGAGACCTTCAAGACCAAGACGCGCGACGAGTGGTCGGCGATCTTCGCGGGCACGGACGCCTGCGTCGCGCCGATCCTGCGGATGAGCGAGGCTCCCGAGCACCCGCACATCAAGGCCCGCGAGATCTTCGTCGAGCACGAGGGCGTGCTGCAGCCGCAGCCGGCGCCGCGGTTCTCCCGCACCGGCGCCTCGCTGTCCCTGCCGCCCGCGCCGAAGGCCGGAGCGCACACCCGCGAGGCGCTGGCCGCGTGGGGGATCAGGGACGTCGACGGCCTGATCGAGCGCGGCGCGGCGGTGCAGGTCGACGTCTGA
- a CDS encoding DEAD/DEAH box helicase, with protein sequence MTSTFADLGVPANLLAVLTGEQITVPTPIQAATLPDSLAGRDVLGRGRTGSGKTYAFGLPLVARLAGDARRPAPKKPRALVLAPTRELASQIAATITPLAKAAGLSTTTVFGGVGQGPQVTALRNGVDILIACPGRLEDLINQRHCSLADVQVTVLDEADHMADLGFLPAVRRLLDQTPADGQRMLFSATLDGAINVLVKRFLNNPAVHEADSAQSPVSKMDHHVLHVERDHRVAILLDLVSAPGRTVVFTRTKHGAKALARQLNKNGVPAVDLHGNLSQGARTRNMEAFHTGAATTLVATDIAARGIHVDDVSLVVHADPPAEHKAYLHRSGRTARAGAAGTVVTLMTSDQRGDVRDLTRAAGIKPTTTRIDGSTHPVLAQLAPGERTRPGGIDLVPAGSGGSGGSGGSGGGGRGGSGGGRGRRTGAARPAAKSGGPAGARSGGRGGATKPGAPKSGTAKAGAPKSGGSGAGGGRGRGRSTGAGSGSGGHTAAGFSGRR encoded by the coding sequence TTGACTTCCACCTTCGCCGACCTCGGCGTGCCCGCGAACCTGCTCGCCGTCCTGACGGGCGAGCAGATCACCGTCCCCACCCCGATCCAGGCCGCGACGCTGCCGGACTCGCTGGCGGGACGCGACGTGCTCGGCCGCGGCCGCACCGGGTCGGGCAAGACCTACGCCTTCGGCCTCCCCCTCGTCGCCCGGCTCGCCGGTGACGCCCGCCGTCCGGCTCCGAAGAAGCCCCGCGCGCTCGTGCTGGCCCCGACCCGCGAGCTTGCCTCCCAGATCGCCGCGACCATCACCCCGCTGGCCAAGGCCGCCGGGCTGAGCACGACCACCGTCTTCGGCGGCGTCGGCCAGGGCCCCCAGGTCACCGCGCTGCGCAACGGCGTCGACATCCTCATCGCCTGCCCGGGCCGGCTCGAGGACCTGATCAACCAGCGGCACTGCAGCCTCGCCGACGTGCAGGTGACGGTGCTCGACGAGGCCGACCACATGGCCGACCTCGGCTTCCTGCCGGCCGTGCGGCGCCTGCTGGACCAGACCCCCGCCGACGGCCAGCGGATGCTCTTCTCGGCCACCCTGGACGGCGCGATCAACGTGCTCGTCAAGCGGTTCCTGAACAACCCCGCCGTGCACGAGGCCGACTCCGCGCAGTCGCCGGTGTCCAAGATGGACCACCACGTGCTGCACGTGGAGCGCGACCACCGGGTCGCGATCCTGCTGGACCTGGTCAGCGCGCCGGGCCGCACGGTCGTGTTCACCCGCACCAAGCATGGCGCCAAGGCGCTGGCCCGCCAGCTGAACAAGAACGGCGTGCCCGCGGTCGACCTGCACGGCAACCTCAGCCAGGGCGCCCGCACCCGCAACATGGAGGCGTTCCACACCGGCGCGGCGACCACCCTGGTGGCCACCGACATCGCCGCCCGCGGCATCCACGTCGACGACGTGTCGCTGGTCGTGCACGCCGACCCGCCGGCCGAGCACAAGGCCTACCTGCACCGCTCGGGCCGTACGGCGCGCGCCGGTGCCGCCGGCACGGTGGTCACCCTGATGACCTCCGACCAGCGCGGTGACGTGCGCGACCTGACCCGCGCGGCCGGCATCAAGCCGACCACGACCCGCATCGACGGCTCCACCCACCCGGTGCTCGCCCAGCTCGCTCCCGGCGAGCGGACGCGTCCCGGCGGCATCGACCTGGTGCCGGCCGGCTCCGGCGGCTCCGGCGGCTCCGGCGGCTCGGGTGGCGGCGGTCGTGGCGGCTCCGGTGGCGGTCGCGGACGTCGTACGGGCGCTGCCCGGCCTGCGGCCAAGAGCGGCGGCCCGGCGGGTGCGCGCTCCGGCGGTCGCGGCGGCGCGACCAAGCCTGGTGCCCCCAAGTCCGGCACGGCCAAGGCCGGCGCCCCGAAGTCCGGCGGCTCCGGCGCCGGTGGCGGCCGCGGCCGTGGCCGCTCGACCGGCGCGGGCTCCGGCTCCGGCGGCCACACCGCCGCCGGCTTCAGCGGTCGTCGCTGA
- a CDS encoding MerR family transcriptional regulator has product MVKSEGGVEDMSPDVTDEDLLTLEELTKRTGLTVRTVRFYTARGLVPPPIRRGRSGYYTAIHVARIELVLELQSHGFTLSAIERYVAGIPEEATPEDISLARTMLAPWQSDLPVEMDHQTLETRAGRKLDDDDIATLQALGVLRLRGEVYLVASNQLAIGVRLLELGFPREVAVAAAAVYSEHGRQMAEELSQVVIDKLAPLYLDTDSEHFREILERLKPLSVGGLVSAYEAAMARAARVPPRVRRTTAG; this is encoded by the coding sequence ATGGTCAAGAGCGAGGGTGGGGTGGAGGACATGAGTCCCGACGTCACGGACGAGGACCTGCTCACCTTGGAGGAGCTGACCAAGCGCACCGGGCTCACTGTGCGCACGGTGCGCTTCTACACCGCACGGGGCCTGGTGCCACCGCCGATCCGGCGCGGTCGCTCCGGTTACTACACCGCCATCCACGTCGCCCGCATCGAGCTGGTGCTGGAGCTGCAGAGCCACGGCTTCACGCTCTCGGCGATCGAGCGGTACGTCGCCGGCATCCCCGAGGAGGCCACCCCGGAGGACATCTCGCTGGCGCGCACCATGCTCGCGCCCTGGCAGTCGGACCTGCCGGTGGAGATGGACCACCAGACGCTGGAGACCCGCGCCGGGCGGAAGCTGGACGACGACGACATCGCCACGCTGCAGGCGCTCGGTGTGCTCCGGCTGCGTGGCGAGGTCTACCTGGTGGCCAGCAACCAGCTGGCGATCGGGGTGCGGCTGCTCGAGCTCGGCTTCCCCCGCGAGGTGGCCGTCGCCGCGGCCGCGGTCTACTCCGAGCACGGCCGGCAGATGGCCGAGGAGCTCTCGCAGGTGGTCATCGACAAGCTCGCCCCGCTCTACCTCGACACCGACTCCGAGCACTTCCGCGAGATCCTGGAGCGGCTCAAGCCGTTGTCCGTGGGCGGCCTGGTCAGCGCCTACGAGGCCGCCATGGCCCGCGCCGCGCGCGTGCCCCCGCGGGTACGTCGTACCACCGCCGGCTGA
- a CDS encoding acetyl-CoA C-acetyltransferase: MAEAFVYDHIRTPRGRGKASGSLHEVKPIDLAVGLLDAVKERNPDLDPNNVDDVVLGIVSPVGDQGAVLPKTAALAAGYPDTVAGVQINRFCASGLEAVNQAAGRVRGGFENLILAGGVESMSRVPMGSDGGPWAQDPATALKAAFVPQGIGADLIATIEGWSREDVDAYAAQSHQRAAKAWANGYFDKAIVPVKDVAGLTILDRDETIRPDTTAEGLARLKPSFAQIGKDAGFDDVALEKYHWLEKINHVHHAGNSSGIVDGAALVVIGSEEAGKANGLTPRARIVATAVSGADPVIMLTGPAPAARKALAIAGLEVSDIDLFEINEAFAAVALRFMRDMGISDEITNVNGGAIAMGHPLGATGAMILGTLVDELERRDLRRGLATLCVGGGMGIACIVERV; this comes from the coding sequence ATGGCAGAAGCATTCGTGTACGACCACATCCGCACCCCGCGCGGACGCGGCAAGGCCTCCGGCTCCCTCCACGAGGTGAAGCCGATCGACCTCGCGGTCGGCCTGCTCGACGCCGTCAAGGAGCGCAACCCCGACCTCGACCCCAACAACGTCGACGACGTCGTCCTGGGCATCGTGTCGCCGGTCGGCGACCAGGGTGCGGTGCTGCCGAAGACGGCCGCGCTGGCCGCCGGCTACCCCGACACCGTCGCGGGCGTGCAGATCAACCGCTTCTGCGCCTCGGGTCTCGAGGCCGTGAACCAGGCCGCCGGCCGCGTCCGCGGTGGCTTCGAGAACCTGATCCTCGCCGGTGGCGTGGAGTCGATGAGCCGCGTGCCGATGGGCTCCGACGGCGGCCCCTGGGCCCAGGATCCCGCCACCGCGCTCAAGGCGGCCTTCGTGCCGCAGGGCATCGGTGCCGACCTCATCGCCACCATCGAGGGCTGGAGCCGCGAGGACGTCGACGCCTACGCCGCGCAGTCGCACCAGCGCGCCGCCAAGGCGTGGGCCAACGGCTACTTCGACAAGGCCATCGTGCCCGTCAAGGACGTCGCCGGCCTGACCATCCTCGACCGGGACGAGACCATCCGTCCCGACACGACCGCCGAGGGCCTCGCCCGCCTCAAGCCGTCCTTCGCCCAGATCGGCAAGGACGCGGGCTTCGACGACGTGGCGCTCGAGAAGTACCACTGGCTGGAGAAGATCAACCACGTCCACCACGCCGGCAACTCGTCGGGCATCGTGGACGGTGCCGCGCTCGTCGTGATCGGCTCCGAGGAGGCGGGCAAGGCCAACGGCCTGACCCCGCGCGCCCGGATCGTCGCCACCGCGGTCTCCGGCGCCGACCCGGTCATCATGCTCACCGGTCCGGCCCCGGCCGCCCGCAAGGCGCTGGCCATCGCCGGCCTCGAGGTCAGCGACATCGACCTGTTCGAGATCAACGAGGCGTTCGCCGCCGTCGCCCTGCGCTTCATGCGCGACATGGGCATCAGCGACGAGATCACCAACGTCAACGGCGGCGCGATCGCCATGGGCCACCCGCTCGGTGCCACCGGCGCGATGATCCTCGGCACCCTCGTCGACGAGCTCGAGCGCCGCGACCTGCGCCGCGGCCTCGCCACGCTCTGCGTCGGCGGTGGCATGGGCATCGCCTGCATCGTCGAGCGCGTCTGA
- a CDS encoding 3-hydroxyacyl-CoA dehydrogenase NAD-binding domain-containing protein: protein MSTDTQTSVRYDRDADGIVTLTLDDPNASANTMNELYLDSMEKAVDRLYDEADDVTGVILASAKKTFFAGGNLKSMVTATKDDAQTLFEMAERIKHSLRRLELFPKPVVAAINGAALGGGYEITLAAQHRIVVNDPKTKIGLPEVTLGLLPGGGGVTRAVRKFGLQSALMDVLLQGTQFNPETAHKKGLVDELVETQDELLPAARAWLKANPEAALNPWDAPGYKMPGGSPKSPALAGFLPAFPALLRQQLKGADYPAPKAILSAAVEGANVDFDTASRIESRYFTSLVVGQNAKNMIQAFFLDLQAINSGSLRPEGFERYQAKKAVVLGAGMMGAGIAYVLAKAGVEVVLKDVSVENAERGKSYSTTILDKAISRGRSTDEKKAELLDRITATDDPAAAAGADLVVEAVFEDPALKAKVFAEILPHVAPDALLCSNTSTLPITELAAGLENEADRPRFIGLHFFSPVDKMPLVEIISGKETTDESLAKAIDVVQQIRKTPITVNDSRGFYTSRVIGFMVNEGMAMLAEGVAPYTIERATSSAGYPAPVLQLSDELNLELMGKIAKATREANDGKMNVEHPGTAVVEKMLELGRAGRLKKAGFYDYDAETGKRGSIWEGLAEVFPVAEEQPDIADVRDRMLFAEALETAKCFEEGVITSAAAANIGSIMGIGFPPQTGGAAQFITGYENKATGEVGIEAFLKRADELAAKYGERFEPTPWLRELAASGKGFPA from the coding sequence TTGAGCACCGACACCCAGACCTCGGTCCGCTACGACCGTGACGCCGACGGCATCGTCACCCTGACCCTCGACGACCCCAACGCCTCCGCCAACACCATGAACGAGCTCTACCTCGACTCCATGGAGAAGGCCGTCGACCGCCTGTACGACGAGGCCGACGACGTCACCGGCGTCATCCTCGCCTCGGCGAAGAAGACCTTCTTCGCCGGCGGCAACCTGAAGAGCATGGTCACGGCCACCAAGGACGACGCCCAGACCCTCTTCGAGATGGCCGAGCGGATCAAGCACAGCCTGCGCCGCCTCGAGCTGTTCCCGAAGCCGGTCGTCGCCGCGATCAACGGCGCCGCCCTCGGCGGTGGCTACGAGATCACCCTCGCCGCGCAGCACCGCATCGTGGTCAACGACCCGAAGACCAAGATCGGCCTGCCCGAGGTCACCCTCGGTCTGCTGCCCGGCGGCGGCGGCGTGACCCGCGCCGTGCGCAAGTTCGGCCTGCAGTCCGCGCTGATGGACGTCCTGCTCCAGGGCACCCAGTTCAACCCGGAGACGGCGCACAAGAAGGGCCTGGTCGACGAGCTCGTCGAGACCCAGGACGAGCTGCTCCCCGCGGCCCGTGCGTGGCTCAAGGCCAACCCCGAGGCTGCCCTCAACCCGTGGGACGCCCCCGGCTACAAGATGCCCGGCGGCTCGCCGAAGTCCCCGGCCCTGGCCGGCTTCCTGCCCGCCTTCCCGGCGCTGCTGCGCCAGCAGCTCAAGGGCGCGGACTACCCGGCCCCGAAGGCGATCCTCTCGGCCGCGGTCGAGGGCGCGAACGTCGACTTCGACACCGCCTCGCGCATCGAGTCGCGCTACTTCACCAGCCTGGTCGTCGGCCAGAACGCCAAGAACATGATCCAGGCGTTCTTCCTCGACCTGCAGGCGATCAACTCCGGCTCGCTGCGCCCGGAGGGCTTCGAGCGCTACCAGGCCAAGAAGGCGGTGGTCCTGGGCGCCGGCATGATGGGCGCGGGCATCGCCTACGTCCTGGCCAAGGCCGGTGTCGAGGTCGTCCTCAAGGACGTCTCGGTCGAGAACGCCGAGCGCGGCAAGTCCTACTCGACCACCATCCTCGACAAGGCGATCTCGCGCGGTCGCTCCACCGACGAGAAGAAGGCCGAGCTGCTCGACCGGATCACCGCCACCGACGACCCGGCCGCCGCCGCCGGCGCCGACCTCGTCGTCGAGGCCGTCTTCGAGGACCCGGCCCTGAAGGCCAAGGTGTTCGCCGAGATCCTGCCGCACGTCGCCCCCGACGCGCTGCTGTGCTCGAACACCTCGACGCTGCCGATCACCGAGCTGGCCGCCGGCCTGGAGAACGAGGCCGACCGGCCCCGCTTCATCGGCCTGCACTTCTTCTCGCCGGTCGACAAGATGCCGCTGGTGGAGATCATCTCCGGCAAGGAGACCACCGACGAGAGCCTCGCCAAGGCGATCGACGTCGTGCAGCAGATCCGCAAGACGCCGATCACCGTCAACGACAGCCGCGGCTTCTACACCTCGCGCGTCATCGGCTTCATGGTCAACGAGGGCATGGCGATGCTCGCCGAGGGCGTGGCGCCGTACACGATCGAGCGCGCCACCTCCTCCGCCGGCTACCCGGCGCCGGTGCTGCAGCTGTCCGACGAGCTCAACCTCGAGCTGATGGGCAAGATCGCCAAGGCCACCCGCGAGGCCAACGACGGCAAGATGAACGTCGAGCACCCCGGCACCGCCGTGGTCGAGAAGATGCTGGAGCTGGGCCGAGCGGGCCGGCTGAAGAAGGCCGGCTTCTACGACTACGACGCCGAGACCGGCAAGCGCGGCTCGATCTGGGAGGGCCTGGCCGAGGTGTTCCCCGTCGCCGAGGAGCAGCCGGACATCGCCGACGTGCGCGACCGGATGCTGTTCGCCGAGGCGCTCGAGACCGCGAAGTGCTTCGAGGAGGGCGTCATCACCTCGGCGGCCGCCGCGAACATCGGCTCGATCATGGGCATCGGCTTCCCGCCGCAGACCGGTGGCGCCGCGCAGTTCATCACCGGCTACGAGAACAAGGCGACCGGCGAGGTCGGCATCGAGGCGTTCCTCAAGCGCGCCGACGAGCTGGCCGCCAAGTACGGCGAGCGCTTCGAGCCCACCCCGTGGCTGCGCGAGCTCGCCGCGTCGGGCAAGGGCTTCCCCGCCTGA